A single region of the Salvia splendens isolate huo1 chromosome 18, SspV2, whole genome shotgun sequence genome encodes:
- the LOC121776807 gene encoding uncharacterized protein LOC121776807 — protein MVLLKQNPPIFDGIGEPAKAETWICALERIITVLMWNDEERMTCVTYGSADIWWDTKRKTTPRDQVGRMTWENFKEEIYIKYVPTSYRKAKAAEFYNLTQGRMSVTEYDRTLCDMTRYAPEQVDTDKKLADKFREGLRHEIKMALASRGRLTYAEELALALDVEATMPKERAM, from the coding sequence ATGGTTTTGCTAAAGCAAAATCCTCCTATCTTCGATGGGATAGGAGAGCCAGCAAAGGCCGAGACTTGGATATGCGCTTTGGAGCGTATTATCACAGTTCTGATGTGGAACGATGAGGAACGAATGACTTGTGTGACCTATGGGTCAGCCGATATCTGGTGGGATACCAAGAGGAAGACTACGCCACGAGATCAAGTGGGTAGAATGACTTGGGAGAACTTTAAGGAGGAGATATATATCAAGTACGTACCAACGAGCTACCGAAAAGCAAAGGCGGCTGAGTTTTACAACCTAACCCAAGGGCGCATGTCGGTGACTGAATATGATCGAACACTCTGCGATATGACTCGGTATGCACCTGAACAAGTTGACACCGACAAGAAGCTAGCCGATAAGTTCCGTGAGGGTCTAAGGCATGAGATAAAGATGGCACTAGCTAGTCGTGGGAGACTTACATACGCGGAAGAGTTGGCCCTCGCACTAGATGTTGAGGCaactatgcccaaggagagggcgaTGTGA